The stretch of DNA tacaATAGGATATTTAATAACttttatttgtaaaaaaaaagaaaaaatgactattatacattttaaaatatgtttattataagaaataagaataatatctttttgaGTAAATCTTTCAAAAGAACTACATACacatttttaaatagtaaaaaatgtaataaaattgaaataaaacAGTTCTTTACAACATTTGAACTAAGTTCAAGTAAAattgataataaaatagaagaCTTTCCTCTAGAAAATCTAAGGAAATttttagaattaaaaaaaataaatttagaaacttttaaaaaattagtaatgaaaataatattaaaaggGGATGATACTTCtattgaaaatttattacTGATGTTAGtgttatttaataaaaactaCCCCTATTTTCAAGATGAATTTTCTCATAATTATTACGATAAAGTTTGTATGAACATTATGAATAGCATAAAGTTAAAAATACATTACTTATATACTAGTAAAATGTTAATTCATACCATGaacattttaattaatttaaagttaattgataattttatattagatTCATATATGAGTAAATGCTCTATCTTCATAAAAAATGGTGAATATGAAATAGATGATCTTATATGTTTTCTTTCTATTTTTAGCAGAATAAATGTTATGAAACAGGAtttcaaatttaaaaatttaaaacgGTTTAACTGgcctttaataaaaattatatgtgaTAAGTTAACGTTTAATTTTGAAGAGTTATTTACTTTACATAAAGATAATACTTATTCTTATAatctaaagaaaaaaattagcgaagaaattaaaattctttcaaatgatataaaaaataaggaaaaattcaataaaaatttaaataattataataatggaATTAcattgaagaaaaaattaaaagatacatgtaaatatgaaaaacaCTGTAGTAACATAGAAAAAGAtagagaaaatataaaaaatgaaatattcaaaaatatcaaaaacgAAGAAAGAACTGAAAACATGAATAActctattttatataataataaagacgATAATAATATAACATCATTTAGTAAGGAAAAGACTTTTCTTTTAGAAATATTACTTAGTATTAGTAAAAGCTTACGAGATTtgaaatatattcatttaagtTTATTAAATGAGGTAGCATATAAATTAAAGAATGTATTTCTTCAATcagatgaaaaatatattgatatGGATTATATTTcagtaaataaaattttttttatcatgcaatgttatttatttttgcaGTTAGATTATCACATGttttataaaagtatattaaataccttcaaaaattatttacaattttcaaataatttaatagtttttttttttttattagcaaaaaataaattatttccaTCTAAAACTATTGAAATATTTGATTccacatttttaaaaaatataaatgatcaAATTTATGATTCAAATAGTTTAATCATTCTTTTAGAATCATATGGACTACATAAATATAGGAAAAATGATGTGATTACATGCTTGCTATTTCATCTATTTTCACAAAATAACAACCTTTCAAGAAAGGATGGAAATGTTCATATTCCTAAtgagaaacaaaaaaattgtattatAAAAGATACAACTAATAATTCTGATAATATAGATAACTCAAAgaatagaaaaaatgaaaactggattgaaaataaaaatacaataaataatgaaaaacaattaacagaacaaaaaaataaggttaaattaaaaaatgggAGTTATTCTATATCCAATAGtatcataaataaaaaagatgaaacaaatattaataataacttaattaatttaaataaaatgatttataaatcaaatatagaaataaaaaattcttatttttatacatcCATTGATATAtgtgataaaataaaaatactgtACTGTCTATTTAAATTAGATATATACGAAGAAAAATTAGTTAAGGATGTAAATTATATCATAAATGAAAAGGTAATACACCTAAtaagttataaattattaataaaattattattaagttTGTGTTACTTTTCCTTTGAAAatgcacatatatataatttaataattaaaaatttaataaaatatgatatACTTTTggataatatttatttaactcaattaaaaatatgtgaATTATCATTGAGAACACAACATGTACCTAATGTATATAATTGTTTAAATGATGAATGtttagaatatataaattgtaTTAAAAACAAGGAAAAAACTGTAGAATATCATATTAAGTCagatttacaaaaaaatgtaaaaaatattcttttaacttttaatttaaatatgtcAGAGGAAGTACCTATTGGTCCTTATAATATTGATTTTGTTGAAGAAGATGAAACCATTTATAATATACCAAAAAATTATCTCATTAGCAAAGATAAAAGAATGTCGAAAACTGAAAATTTCTCTaattttacaaatatatCTAATAAAAGCAACAATGTAAGCATAAGTAATGAAGAATCAAATCAGcgttacataaaaaaaaataatatcttGAATAAAGAAATTACTAACTTTAGTaatgaaacaaaaaattgcaaaaataaaaaaaaattaataatagaaGTTAACGGagaaaatcatttttatagaaatacCAAGTGTTATACTTCATTATCAAAGCTAAAACACAAATTGCTAAATGATTTAGGATATGTAGTTATTACTATACCTTATTATGATTGGGGATTATTAAAAACAGATCTAGATAAAAaagcatatataaaaaaattaatatctaGCAATTCTACCTTTAATCTAAGAAGTATATTACCCCTTAGTCAAAAAAATGATACTACCTTGAAAAAAAGTGAGTtatcaaaaattaaagaatctATCCAACAGTGCgaaaaaaagacaaaattTTTAAGTGATATTGAagatttaagaaaaaaaaataaattaaaatttttaaaaaaaaaaagtaaacatATATAACTTTCTAataaacttaaaaaattttccttcttctttttttgtatgcttaataattatttgtttatttttattaataaatatatgtaagaAATTTGATTatcaatataaatattaaaaaagaggTTTTATaaccaaaaaaaattttctatataatttatctatctatatatatacttaaaaaaaaattctatatatttttaaaataataaaaaattaaaaaataatatatatatatatatattaaatttttattatattttaatgataCAAATtaatcataataaaaattgtatatatatagatagaaaaaataaaaaaaaataggaaaatataaatgaatatttgTTACTGAAAAAAttctataaatataattacgAAATACGTCTTTACATATTAAGTAGTATAATAAACAtgcataaatattaaaaatattttataattttaagtaatttacaatctttttttttttttttttttgtatacaTTGTGATTATTTAAAGACAAATTTTAATACTCttactattattttaatgCGTACCCTAttgataaatttaaaattaatttattaataccCTATTTGATTTAGtatgatatatatttttttatcagtcataaaattatttgtttgtaattttcaaaataaaaacaattttgtaattttttttttaaagttaatatgtatatctaaaaatatgattttatattgatcaaatataaatataaatataaattttttaaattatattaatattcttCAATCCTTTTGATAGTATTTAAGAtgctatttttttctttgaatactatttacaatttaaaaaaaaataagatatattgataaatataggaataaaaatatctaaAAGTTGTCAATATCTTCTTGAAAGTCCACATCATCCTCAGGTATTTTATCTTGACTTTGGTAATTCTTAAATGTATTGTAAccatacatatttttattggaTACATTTTCCATAATTGGACCTGCATAATTTGGATGAattcttaaaataaaattagtagGTTCTTGTTCATTTGTTTCTGATAATAGTTTCATATCTTGGTTTATTAATCtgtgaataattttttttaatttataaatccATTCGTCTACTTGCTCACTAGATTCTGCTTTAGcataatttttcaaatataatTCTATTAATTGATCTTGTGTAATGCTCTCActgttattattaaattcgtactctttaataatttcaaaaattataGCTGATATATATTGATATTCACTAGCTTTAATtgttgtaatttttttattttgttcatttttatcattctCTTGATCTTGTTTATTTCCTTTATTATGTATCAAAGAGTTATTAGTTTTATCAAATTCTTCATCtaaattaatttctttttcattggatatttttttcatgGAAGCTTTAAAAATAGAACAAGCAATTTCAACATGTTTAACATCAACAAAATGAGAAAACTTTAATTTAGCAACAGCTTCACTTAATCTAATAAGAGATTCTAATTGACGAACAGTCATTCTCATAGATCTCTGAGCTCCCGGAGAATATTCAATATTTCTGAATGACACATAATAatgtattaatttatattttgctTCATCTGTTAATAATGGTTTCACTCTTTTGCTAAGTTCTAAATAAATTTCTAATTTTACAGTATCTAATTTTCCTGCATGAGTTTTAAGATGCTTTTCTGCCTCTTCTCCACAGTGCATTGATACTAAATGATTAGCAATATTAGTATCTTTATCAATATCAACGGTATCAAGCATTGTgtaaaataaatcaaaacGTGACAATAAAGGAGCAGGAATATTAACATTTTGAGCAAATGTTTTTAAAGAATCATATCTCCCATATTTAGGATTACATGCAGCAAGAACAGAAGCTCTAGCATTAAGAGTAGCTTGTATACCAGCTTTTGTAATAGAAATAGTTTGCTGTTCCATTGCTTCATGAATTGCTACTCTATCTTTTTCATCCATTTTATCAAATTCGTCGATACAACAAATACCTTGGTCAGCATACATCAAAGCTCCTGCTTCTAAAACTGTATCTCCTTGATCTGGATCTCGATGAACAGCTGCAGTTAAACCAGCTGCAGTAGATCCTTTTCCTGAAGTAAAAATAGCTCTGGGAGCAAAACTTTCgacatattttaaaatctCACTTTTAGCTGTACCTGGATCCCCTACTATACACATATTTATATCTCCTCTTAATTTGCAATTAGAAGTAATTTTTTGAACACCTCCTGTCATCATTAATAATGctccttttttaatttcaagATTTCCCCAAATTTTTGGAGCAATACATTCTGCTAATATATCTACTGTATTGGGATGCGTTGCAATGTCCCTTAACCATTTTAAATCATCACAATTAAGAATTTCTTCACAATTAATATCTACTTGAGCTTCTTCATCAAAAGAACTATCTTTTTTcgaattatttaatttttctatttgaCACGCATATATACACAATTTATGATTTAAGTCTTGTATCCCCACTCCTTTAATTCCTGTTAATCCTTGAGATACCAGGgagttttcattttttcttaacaTTTGCCTAGCCACACTTCGGGGTATATCTCCTGGTTTCATTAAAGTTGGAATATCAGGAACTACTATCAAGCATCCTGTTACTATAATTCTATCTCCTGCATGAACACTATCCACTATATCGTTTCTTAATATTACATCCATGTTTCTAGGCATAGAACCAGGTGGACTTTCTTGTGCAATTTCTTGTAATCTTATTTTCTGCCAATCAACAAAATAAGATTGTTCTAAAACCAAAGACCAATCAGACATGTTACTACAACTAGCTGAAGGACACTTACTTGGTTGAGTATATCTAAACTGCTGTTTAACACCATTGATTATATTCCCACATTCATTACATTTAAAAGCTGCTAATGTTAATTCAGGTCTAACGTCAGATGTTCTGGTTACTTGTCCACGGACACTTATCATTTCCCCTAGCATTTCACATCTCAAACTCCTTAAAGAATGTATaggattttttttattataaaatctTAAGCATATTTTTCCTACTTCCTTTGTTTTTATAGGATTAATATTTTCTGCTAAATTTTGTACTTTTTGTTCAAATATATCTAATATTCTCAAAAAATGcctttttatatacatatataattgGCTTCCTATATCAAAACGATTTCTATCGGTGGGTTCCCACATCAATACATGTTTCATATCCACTACTAAAACTTTATTCCTTGAATATGAATTTTGAagaattgaaaataataataatacataatGAGCATCTTTTGATATTTCTAAACTGCTTGGAAAgtcaaaatttaaattatctttCCATACATTATCGTCATCATCTTCATCTCCTTTTTTTTCAGAAAAAgtctttaaaaatttttcaaaaaccTTTGCCATATTTTCATCTTGAACATAAGATGGTTCgtcttcttcatcttcttcttcttcttcctcttcATCTTCTACCTCTTCTTCTACTacattatttctatttaaatttgaattttcatctaactttcttttttttttttgattactAGAAGTTTCACTATTTCCGAAGGCACTATGAGCATCTAAACCAGATAATTCACtttcattaaataaagaagacattttctttaaatactTTTAAATACATAAGTAGTTTTTCAGTATTCAAAAATGTGTATGCTCATGTAATGCTTAATAgataatgttttaaaaaaaaattattttttcttttaataaatttcttAAGAATATAATCAAAGAAAacgaaaatttttaaataaaaatatattccaacaaaaaaaaaatttttaaatatatatatatgcaattAATAATAACTTACTATTCATAAAATTTCTGCATAATTTTTAAGATAAAACAGGAATAAGAAACTGTGTAAATCATTAAGTATACAAATTAGgaaatataatagaaatagattctcttttttaaattataatatttaaaaaaaaaaaaacttaaattatttatgttttttataataatattttttatattttttataatattttttatattctttacaatattttatgtattttttataatatttttcatattttttgcAATATTTTCTACATTTTTGAAAgcattttttacatttttttcttaatttttttgcgCTCATTCATTTGTATCTTTTAGTTATATAttcaatttatttatttttaattctttttttttttttttctcactTTTTAAggtgtataaaaaaaaaaaaatacatgcTTTTTAACCCAAAACACTTCAGTATTctttgaatatatatatatgaagaaatataatttattaattcttatttttttttattttattaattaaaagttgacaagaaaaaaaaaaaaaaagggaaatAGCATATATGATATTAATGATTAAAacacaaaataattttaatgttatttaaaggtttttttgtatatgaaaaaaggaaaaattgtGATTTAGAAAAATAGGAATTTTAACTTAATGAGTTAATaggatttattaaaattttaataattgaaacataaaaaaaaaagacaaaaaaggaaaaaaaaaattatatatatttatcataaaaataactttagAAGTGCAGcatatgctttttttttttttttaattattctatgaaaaaaaattagtattttttatgaatttaaaaaagaatatcaATGATTCTAAGATAAGTAGGAATTACATTTTAAATGCATAAAAATGTAAGAAAAGgcttacaaaaaaaaaaaaaaaaaaaaggaagccTGTGAATTTAAAAGGGTATGAAATATATccatctatatatatatatattaaaaagtgACATAAAATCCAATggataaaattttcaaacgaaataattttaaaaagatatgCACCTTCgtctatttaaaaataaaaatgaagttttatatatatttttatttgtatatttatattttacgatttaatattttatgtataatgcatacttaaaaatttaatttaattttaatattatttttaaaatttcattcTTATCcagttaaatataaaatttaattccaatattttttgtttttctttttttgtatatatatatatatatatatatatatatatatatatatatattggtATCTAGTATTCTAACTTgtattttctattataaataatatgctTTCTTgttgattaaaaaaaactctTTTTTCTCCAGTCAGAAAAAATTTGATTAGTGACATCAAGCTTagtatttactttttttttatgttttgttattttgtttttttgcttttttatttttttgactTTATCTTTCAAATGATTTACATTAATaacttttgtttttaattcattcaaAATTTCTgttttattatcatatttatCGTCATATAAATAATCAATGTAATTATTCATCTTTTCTTCATAAATGTTTtctacatttttatattctaataaaattttttttttttgtttcttaaCCTCTGCTATTTTTTGATCTAAAGTAGATAAAGATACTTTTTctctaataaaaatttctttttctttatcatcaAAAAACCCTTTTggtatattttcattttgcgtatttttttctattgaaTTACTTTCTTCGTTTTTATTCgttatatcatttaaataatcatttttatgttcacctttttttatatttaatatttcatatatttcatcAATGTTAAAATtggaatttttttcattttcttttttatttttttttttatgaaattcatttaattctTCAAGGATGTTCACTTCattctctttatttttttcattttcttcatcatACATATTtcctaatatatttttttttttttctactaaCATTTTATGTAAGTAATCAAGTTCTTCATAATATGCTGTATCTGATggtttataatatattaaatcatctaaattattatcaaataagttcattatataatcattatttcctatttcattatttttattataattgtcTGTATttgaatctttttttttttttttatatacttcatcttcttcattttcattattttctattttttttcttttttctaattttctCTTAAGaaaattcttattttcttttaaatctAAATTATAAGTAGTTGGTTCAATAATTTCATATGTTTCTAATATTTCTACATTGtcatctttttcattttcaaacTCATTTTCAATGATGCATTCATTCTGCTGTTCAACTGATAGGTTTGATTTATCACCTGAATAGTTCTTTATCATATCATTTTTTGAGTTTCTAACAAAATGAGTGTCAGAAAAAGTTTTCATAATCTCGTCTTTCTTCCCTTTTTCGTTCTCGCTGTGatttttcaaattattattaagattattttttgtttctattttatcaccattttttatatctgatttattatttttattatcacaTATTTTAAAACTATCAAAAAAATCTTCAGGTAAGCTATCTtcgttttttatatttatagaaatgctatttttatctttcataatacttttattagtatccttattttcattttcctcAAAAAAATAGCtattctttatattattatattctgAAAATgcttcttttaaattattgtttttatttagcTTATTTACTGGAGCTGTTGGCTCTTTACAATATTCTTCATTTAGGGCATTACACTCCTTTgatatatcatttatatttaaatttttattttttatgaaactATCTTCagcattattttcataattattttgtatatttaaaaagaggTTCTTGGGAATCTTTAAATTACTCTCTTCGGAAAAATTTGAATTTATTtctagttttattttttcttccttttttttttcatttctcaTTAATTTTCTTCtctccttttcttttttaattaactCTTTAATATTGCTGctcattatttttcttttttttactgGTATAACCACagaatgaaataaatagGAAAAACGtccatataaaaaatagaatataaattaagaataataaaattaaataaaaaatttcaaaaaaataaagaattaaaataaaaaaaaaaaaataattatgaaaaatattcaaataggttaaaaatttattaaaactttaaatagattaaaaaaaaaaaaaaaataaaatagttttAATTATACGAAACgaattttgaaatattaagATAATTCAAGatactatttttaaatagtttcaataatataaattatccttaataaaattagaattttaaaaaaagtaacaaaaaaaaatgaatatcttatttttatagaattttttttttttttaaatttgtatcatttttttagtttattctcttttttctttttttaaaagtgtAATACTTTCCATGTTTCATTAGATATttggaaaattttttaatatgatatgacatatttataataataatgtgtTGTGTacacatttaaaaaatacttattttatatatataattaaatttttaagtttatattttattttattttattcttttattttttttttttttttattaaatagttttattttacattttttttttttttaaattaaaaaagtgtaaaataaatttatataaaaaatacgaaacatatttttttctttatcctAAAGTTTgctttttattgttttagtaaatttatgtatatttttataaattataaaatgagGAAATAAATGTAGTAAAACAGTTCAtgcatataaatttttaaaattatgtttTGGAAATTTAATTAGTTTTgttttaattcaaataattcaaaaataagaaatttttatgtttttaatttttgtttgatttttttttttatttgttttattttactttggATTTATTctgttttaatatatttttttttttttatattaatagaaTTCATAAATAActtcatataatttatttttagtagaaaaattacatatatatatttgtatatgtgaaaaatggaaaaaatttatttaaaagtatTTGAGCTATCagatttaaatgataatgatCATTCTATATATTATGTAAAAGTATATTggaagaataaaaaatataaaagtgcTAAACTGCGTGACTTtacttataaaattaatgagGAGTTTACATTTCCATTGGAAAAATCAGaagataataaagaaatactTTTTATTGAAGTATGGATAAATGGAATAGTAAATAGAAAAGTAGCTTACACATTTTTTCCCCTTCAATTTATTAGAAAAGAAAGAACagttaaacaaaaaataaatttaatagatgttttaaaaaaatgcaGCTTAAAGTTATctgtttttataattaaaagtgAAGGTGAtatcatattttataatttaaaagaaagattTCCTAATAAATCAGATAAGGAAATAAAAGATGCCATCTTAAAAAACTTTAATGAGGAGAATGCTATGATAGACCTTCAGAAAGAAGTTtttgttaataataattcctcatttcaaaataatattcCATTTGCAGAAAATGAATATAGATTGACAAATACAACATATAATATGGTTCCTCATGTAAACGTTATAAATCCTCCATTAGGCATGGCTAATGATCATTATTATAGTAATGCAAACAATAGTAGTATTTACAATCCTATGACTAATCAAATAATGTATCCATTAAATCATTtaagtaatataaataatcttACTAATGCaaataatttagataataataacaacAATTACAGAGATGCATTCTTGCCTCAGACAATGTATTATGAAGATAATTCAGTATCATCTCCTTATTCagaaaaatttctttatttttctccacaaaacaaaaaaaaggcTTTACTGATAGGAATAAATTACTATGGTTCTAATTATGAATTAAGAGGATGTGTAAATGATACATTGCGaatgaaaaatttacttATATCAAAATATGATTTTCATGATTCATCAATGACTATGATAAGATTAATTGATAATGAAAGTAACCCAAATTATAGGCCTACAAGAAAGAACATTTTGTCAGCTTTAACATGGCTAACTACAGATAACAAACCAGgagatatatatttttttttatattctggACATGGATCACAACAAGAAGATCATATGCACATAGAAGAAGATGGATATAATGAAACTATACTTCCATGCGACTTTAAAACTGAAGGAGAAATTACTGATAATGATTTACATAGGTATTTAATTCAACCTTTAAACAATGGAGTGAAATTAATATCTGTTGTTGATTGTTGTAGCTCAGGAACTTGTTTAGATTTAGCTTACAAGTATAAATTAAAGTCAAAAAAATGgaaggaagaaaaaaatcCTTTTCATGTTGTTTGTGATGTTAGTCAATTTAGTGGATGCAAAGATGGAAAATATGCAAATGAAATtgataataaaagtaatgcACCTGGGGGTTCATTAGTTACAGCAATGATACATGTTTTAAGTACAAGtcaaaattatttaacaTATGAATATTTGCTAcagaatataaattattatattaaagcGTATCataatcaaaaaatatattttatgagTTCTCAAAAATTTAGTTTAGATAGAATATTTGATTTTGAGCATATtctcaaaaataaaaataaaaaattaggaCTTATAATCAATGAACATATTAAAACAAAGagggagaaaaaaaaaaaaaagtattttgcCATATAGAAGAAAACTTAAATATGAGTATAGGAATATGTAATACTATATTCCTTTTAAATACATTTCTTAATGCTTTAGTATCTATTGAAAAAGCGCAATATTatcaatatataaaaattcgATAGTTCAAATAAACAATCTTATTAAGATTCagcaattttttttctactaaAAAAAGTAGAAGATTAATTAACATATTCAGACATATTTTTCCTCCTTTTTTTAGTTATTATGAATTAATTTGTTTCAGTATAATTATAaggatgaaaaaaaaaaaaaaaataatgaaaattgtattttttgtcaatacaaaattttattttatacatCTAAACACAAAtccataatt from Plasmodium relictum strain SGS1 genome assembly, chromosome: 11 encodes:
- a CDS encoding RAP protein, putative, translated to MFIIRNKNNIFLSKSFKRTTYTFLNSKKCNKIEIKQFFTTFELSSSKIDNKIEDFPLENLRKFLELKKINLETFKKLVMKIILKGDDTSIENLLLMLVLFNKNYPYFQDEFSHNYYDKVCMNIMNSIKLKIHYLYTSKMLIHTMNILINLKLIDNFILDSYMSKCSIFIKNGEYEIDDLICFLSIFSRINVMKQDFKFKNLKRFNWPLIKIICDKLTFNFEELFTLHKDNTYSYNLKKKISEEIKILSNDIKNKEKFNKNLNNYNNGITLKKKLKDTCKYEKHCSNIEKDRENIKNEIFKNIKNEERTENMNNSILYNNKDDNNITSFSKEKTFLLEILLSISKSLRDLKYIHLSLLNEVAYKLKNVFLQSDEKYIDMDYISVNKIFFIMQCYLFLQLDYHMFYKSILNTFKNYLQFSNNLIVFFFLLAKNKLFPSKTIEIFDSTFLKNINDQIYDSNSLIILLESYGLHKYRKNDVITCLLFHLFSQNNNLSRKDGNVHIPNEKQKNCIIKDTTNNSDNIDNSKNRKNENWIENKNTINNEKQLTEQKNKVKLKNGSYSISNSIINKKDETNINNNLINLNKMIYKSNIEIKNSYFYTSIDICDKIKILYCLFKLDIYEEKLVKDVNYIINEKVIHLISYKLLIKLLLSLCYFSFENAHIYNLIIKNLIKYDILLDNIYLTQLKICELSLRTQHVPNVYNCLNDECLEYINCIKNKEKTVEYHIKSDLQKNVKNILLTFNLNMSEEVPIGPYNIDFVEEDETIYNIPKNYLISKDKRMSKTENFSNFTNISNKSNNVSISNEESNQRYIKKNNILNKEITNFSNETKNCKNKKKLIIEVNGENHFYRNTKCYTSLSKLKHKLLNDLGYVVITIPYYDWGLLKTDLDKKAYIKKLISSNSTFNLRSILPLSQKNDTTLKKSELSKIKESIQQCEKKTKFLSDIEDLRKKNKLKFLKKKSKHI
- the MCM6 gene encoding DNA replication licensing factor MCM6, putative; the encoded protein is MSSLFNESELSGLDAHSAFGNSETSSNQKKKRKLDENSNLNRNNVVEEEVEDEEEEEEEDEEDEPSYVQDENMAKVFEKFLKTFSEKKGDEDDDDNVWKDNLNFDFPSSLEISKDAHYVLLLFSILQNSYSRNKVLVVDMKHVLMWEPTDRNRFDIGSQLYMYIKRHFLRILDIFEQKVQNLAENINPIKTKEVGKICLRFYNKKNPIHSLRSLRCEMLGEMISVRGQVTRTSDVRPELTLAAFKCNECGNIINGVKQQFRYTQPSKCPSASCSNMSDWSLVLEQSYFVDWQKIRLQEIAQESPPGSMPRNMDVILRNDIVDSVHAGDRIIVTGCLIVVPDIPTLMKPGDIPRSVARQMLRKNENSLVSQGLTGIKGVGIQDLNHKLCIYACQIEKLNNSKKDSSFDEEAQVDINCEEILNCDDLKWLRDIATHPNTVDILAECIAPKIWGNLEIKKGALLMMTGGVQKITSNCKLRGDINMCIVGDPGTAKSEILKYVESFAPRAIFTSGKGSTAAGLTAAVHRDPDQGDTVLEAGALMYADQGICCIDEFDKMDEKDRVAIHEAMEQQTISITKAGIQATLNARASVLAACNPKYGRYDSLKTFAQNVNIPAPLLSRFDLFYTMLDTVDIDKDTNIANHLVSMHCGEEAEKHLKTHAGKLDTVKLEIYLELSKRVKPLLTDEAKYKLIHYYVSFRNIEYSPGAQRSMRMTVRQLESLIRLSEAVAKLKFSHFVDVKHVEIACSIFKASMKKISNEKEINLDEEFDKTNNSLIHNKGNKQDQENDKNEQNKKITTIKASEYQYISAIIFEIIKEYEFNNNSESITQDQLIELYLKNYAKAESSEQVDEWIYKLKKIIHRLINQDMKLLSETNEQEPTNFILRIHPNYAGPIMENVSNKNMYGYNTFKNYQSQDKIPEDDVDFQEDIDNF
- the MCA1 gene encoding metacaspase 1, putative, with amino-acid sequence MEKIYLKVFELSDLNDNDHSIYYVKVYWKNKKYKSAKLRDFTYKINEEFTFPLEKSEDNKEILFIEVWINGIVNRKVAYTFFPLQFIRKERTVKQKINLIDVLKKCSLKLSVFIIKSEGDIIFYNLKERFPNKSDKEIKDAILKNFNEENAMIDLQKEVFVNNNSSFQNNIPFAENEYRLTNTTYNMVPHVNVINPPLGMANDHYYSNANNSSIYNPMTNQIMYPLNHLSNINNLTNANNLDNNNNNYRDAFLPQTMYYEDNSVSSPYSEKFLYFSPQNKKKALLIGINYYGSNYELRGCVNDTLRMKNLLISKYDFHDSSMTMIRLIDNESNPNYRPTRKNILSALTWLTTDNKPGDIYFFLYSGHGSQQEDHMHIEEDGYNETILPCDFKTEGEITDNDLHRYLIQPLNNGVKLISVVDCCSSGTCLDLAYKYKLKSKKWKEEKNPFHVVCDVSQFSGCKDGKYANEIDNKSNAPGGSLVTAMIHVLSTSQNYLTYEYLLQNINYYIKAYHNQKIYFMSSQKFSLDRIFDFEHILKNKNKKLGLIINEHIKTKREKKKKKYFAI